In Massilia sp. METH4, the genomic window GTCAAGGCCGGGCCGGGCCATGCGGACCCGGAGTACGATCTCGCGGTGGAATGGAAGGAAGCCCACGACAAACTGCAGGCCGCCGAGCGGCGCCAGAAGGACCCGGCAACGCCGTCGCGCGTGCTGGTGATCTGCGGCGCCTCGCGCAACGACGGCACCTGCCCGGGCGAGATGTCGAAGACCTTCCGCATGGTGGAGTGGGCTTGCAGGGCGCTGGAGACGGAAGGCATCGAGGCCGACCTGCTCGACCTGTCGCTCGTCACGTCGACCTACAGCCACCACATCCATCCATGCAAGGGCTGCGTGTCGACCGCCATGCCGCTGTGCCACTGGCCGTGCAGCTGCTACCCGAACCACAGCCTGAACCAGGTGAACGACTGGATGAACGAAATCTACGAGCGCTGGGTGCTCGCGCACGGCGTGCTGATCGTGGCCCCTACCTACTGGTACCAGTCGCCCTCGCCGCTGAAACTGATGATCGACCGGCTCGTGTGCGCCGACGGGGGCAACCCCGACCCGTCGAGCACGCATGGCAAGGAAGCGGAGGAAGCGAAGGCGCTGGAAAGGGACTGGCAGTATCCGAAACACCTCGCGGGCCGCGCCTATGGCGTGTTCGTGCACGGCGACGTGGCCGGTGTGGAAAGCCAGCGGCGCAACCTCGCCGACTGGCTGGACTGGATGGGCCTGATCGGCGCCGGCCACCAGGCCGTGATGGACCGCTATATCGGCTACTACGAGTCGTATGCGGACAGCCACGCAACGCTCGACCGCGACGAAGCCTTGCAGGAAGAAGTGCGCAACAGCGCCCGCGCCGTGGCCGAGGCGGTGCGGCAGATCCGCGCTGGGAAGCTGGTGCCGCCGGATGCCCGGTTGCGGCGGCCACGACCGAAGTGACCGCGCCAGGGCAGCCTGGTTGATCGAT contains:
- a CDS encoding flavodoxin family protein, translated to MTEVPKGQAPGKLDRDQFHRKFTQSFYDPRFDPLRGEIAKLEEVAWRNYCDSRKAPVTVKAGPGHADPEYDLAVEWKEAHDKLQAAERRQKDPATPSRVLVICGASRNDGTCPGEMSKTFRMVEWACRALETEGIEADLLDLSLVTSTYSHHIHPCKGCVSTAMPLCHWPCSCYPNHSLNQVNDWMNEIYERWVLAHGVLIVAPTYWYQSPSPLKLMIDRLVCADGGNPDPSSTHGKEAEEAKALERDWQYPKHLAGRAYGVFVHGDVAGVESQRRNLADWLDWMGLIGAGHQAVMDRYIGYYESYADSHATLDRDEALQEEVRNSARAVAEAVRQIRAGKLVPPDARLRRPRPK